CTTCCCTGCTAAGTTACATTTTTCTACCATCATTTTTTGTGCAAATGGAACTTCTTCTACAGGAATTTCTACTCCTAAATCTCCTCTAGCTACCATTATTCCATCAGATAATTCTAAAATTTCATCGAAGTTATCTAATCCTTCTTGATTTTCTATTTTAGAAATTATTTTTATTTTTTCTCCACCATTAGCATCTAAAACTTCTCTTACAGCTCTTACATCATCAGCTTTTCTGATAAATGATGCTGCTACGAAATCTACATTTTGCTCACAACCAAATTTTAAATCTCCAATATCTTTTGCAGATAAAGCTGGTAATTGAACTGAAACATTTGGTAAGTTAACTCCTTTGTTTTCTCCTAAGTCTCCATTGTTTTTTACAATACATCTAACTTCGTTTCCAACAACTTCTTCAACTTCCATTTCAATTAATCCATCATCAATTAAAACGATATTCCCAGCTTTTAAATCTTCTGTTAACCCTTTATAAGTTACTGCAACTCTTGTAGCATCTCCAATAACTGTTTCATCAGTAGTTATTGTGAATTTTTGTCCCGCTACTAAAGAAACATCATTTCCATCTACTAATTTAATTGTTCTTATTTCTGGACCTTTAGTATCTAATAAAACAGCAGCGTTAATACCTGTATTCTTAACTGCCTCTTTTAAATTTACTATTCTTTGTCCATGCTCTTCATGACTTCCGTGAGAGAAGTTCATTCTCATAACGTTCATTCCAGCATTTAATAAAGATGATAATACCTCAACCGATTCTGTTTTTGGCCCTATTGTACATACTATTTTTGTTTTTTTCATAGTTCCTCCCTATAATGAGTTTTTAATCTATATTTTAATTTTTTACATCCATACATTATGTACTCAAATTCTATCTAATATACTAGTTAAAGTCAAGAAACTTAAATGTCTATTTTTTACCTTTTTTTGACTCTATTATTTCCACTTTTTTTATAACTTTTTTATTTTTATAATTTTTTTACAAAAAACTCCTACTTGTTATTCTATTTTTTTTTCTTTTTCCTTTATATTTTTAATTATTTTTTTTAAATTTTAAATTTTTAGAAGTATAAATTTTATCATTTTTATCTACAATCAATACATCTAATCCTTCTGTTTCATTGGCTTGTTTTAAAACTTTTTCAATAGGCATTAAGAAAAATGTTGTTGAATATAAATCAGCTTCTAAAGAATCATTATTAACAACAACAACCATTTTTTTATCATTAACAGGATATCCTGTTTCTTTATCTATTATATGGTGATATTTTTTTCCATTTATTTCAACATAAGTTTGATAATCTCCAGATACACCCATACTTTGATTATTTAATTCTACTATTCCTAAAATTTCTGATGGATTATTTGGATTTTGTATACCTATTTTCCAACTTTTTCCATCACCTTTCGTTCCAATTGCTTCTATGCTTGAAATAGCTGATATAAATCCATTTTTAACTCCTGCAGCTCTTAATTTTTCTCCAGCTTTTTTTACTGCATAACCTTTTAAAAATGATCCCGTATCTATTTTTATTTCTTCTTTATCTATAAAAACTTTATTTCCCTCTATTCTTATTTTAGAGAAATCTACATTTGACATTGCTTCATTTAATTCTTCTTTTGAAGGTAAAGTTGTTCTTGGTTCAATCTCTTCTGAAAATCCCCAAACGTTCATTAATGGTTCCATTGTTATATCATATTTATGATTTGATAAATTATAAGCTTCTTTTACTTCATTCAATAAATATAATCCTTCATCATCAAATTTTTCAGTTTTTAAATTATTTAAATTATCTACTAAACTTCCCTTTACTTTACTATTAAACTTTGAATCAATTCTTTCTATTTCTTTAAAAGCATCTTCTATTTGATTTTTAGAAGTTTTTTCATCAAAACCAAATACTGAAATTTTAAAAAAAGTTCCAAAAGCAAATTGCTCACTATCTACTCTTTTTATTTTTTTCTCACAACCTAAAAGAAGCAAAAAAAGTAAAAAGAGTAGAAATATATTTCTACTCTTACTCATTTATTAAATCCTCCACTTTTTCTCCAAAAGTTATTTTTCCATCTATTATTTCTCTAAATGTCTTTTTTACAACAGTATCTTTTTTTGCAACTTTTGTAAGAACTGGAGCTCCTTTTCCAATTTCTCTTGCTCTTTTACCTGCTGTTATTGTTAAAGTATATTTATTAGGTATTTTGTCTAATAATTCATCATAAGTAATTACCTTTTTCATAAGATCCTCCTAGTTTTTAGAATTTATAATTTTTACTAATTCATCACATGATTTTTCAACAGTATAATTTATAATTGTTATATCGTAATCTTTTTCATATTCTAACTCTTTTATAGAATTTTTTAATCTCAATTGGATAGTTTCTTCACTATCAGTTTTTCTTCCTCTTAATCTTCTCTCTAAATCTTCCATAGTTGGAGTTTTGAAGAAAACTAGATGAGCATCTGGATAAACTGCTTTTACCTGAAGTCCTCCTTGAACATCTATTTCAAGAATAACATTTTCACCTGCTGCCAATCTTGATTCTACCTCAGATTTCAAAGTTCCATAGTAATTAGTGTGAACAGTTGCGTACTCTAAAAACTCATTTTTCTCTATTCTATCTTTAAACTCGTCTACTGTTAAGAAATAATAATCTCTTCCGTGTAATTCTCCTTCTCTTGGAGCACGAGTTGTAGCTGAAGTGGCTAAGTTTATACCTAACTGTTTTCTAACTATTCTACATATTGTCGACTTACCTGCACCGCTTGGTCCAGATACAATAAATAGTTCTCCCTTTTTCATTATCTTTCTCCTTTATTCTATATTTAGAGCTTGTTCTCTAATTTTTTCTATTTCGTTTTTACATTCTACAATCAATTTTGAAATATCGTATAAATTACATTTTACCCCTGAGGTATTTAACTCTCTAAAAATCTCTTGAAGAATAAAATCAATCTTTTTTCCTACACCTGTATTTGTAGATTCTAATTCTATTTTTAATTGACAAAGATGACTTTCAAGCCTTGAAACTTCTTCTGAAATATCAGATTTATCTGTAAATAAAAGAATTTCTCTTAAAAGAGATTCATCATTAAATTCTAAATCTGTTATTTTAGATAGTCTTTCTAATAATTTTTCTTTATAGTTTAATACTATATTTTCTTTTAATTTTTTTATCTCTTGAACGTTCTTTTCAATAATATTTATACATTGTAAAAAATAATTTTTCATTCTAATACCTTCAGACTCTTTCATTTCTATAAAAGAATCTAATAATAAATGAAGATTTTTTATTACAAAATTTTCATAATCTTTTTCATCTATTTCTAAATCATTTCTTCTAATGACATTTAAATTCTTAATTAGTAAATCAAGTTTGTTACTAAACTTTTCGTTATATTCGCTTTCTATAGAATTTAAAACTTTCAAATAAGATGCTGTCATATTTTTATCGTATTCAAATAAATTATCAACTTCTCTTTTATCTTGAAATTCAATTTTTAAATCTATACTTCCTCTTGTAACTCTAGAAGCAACCTCTGTTCTGATTTTATTTTCCAAAAAATTTAGCATATGAGGTGATTTTATTTTTAAATTTAAGTTTTTATTATTAACACTCTTTATCTCTAAAGATATTGCATACATATCATTCTCAAAATATTCTTTAGAATACCCTGTCATACTTCTCATAATCTCAACCTCTCATCAATAAAATGCTAAAATAGGCGACAAAGTCGCCTATTTTATTAGTCCTCTATCTCAACTGGAACTATGTTTTTATAAGCTTTATATCCAGTTCCTGCTGGAATCTTTTTACCTATAATTACATTCTCTTTTAGTCCCTCTAAGTAGTCTTCTTTACCTTCAATTGCTGCATTTGAAAGTACTTTTGTAGTTTCTTGGAATGATGCTGCTGATATGAAACTTCCAGTATTAACAGCTGCTTTTGTAATACCTTGGATAACAGGCTCATATTTGATTTCTGTTTTTCCTTCAGCTCTTAATCTATTATTTTCTAATTCTACAACTCTCTTCTCTACAACTTCATCCTCTAGGAATAAAGAAGCTCCTGAGTCTACTATTCTTACTTTCTTAAACATTTGCTTAACGATTATCTCAATGTGCTTATCGTTTACAGTAACTCCTTGGTCTCTATACACTTGTTGTACAGACTCTAGTATAAACTGCTCTGCTGCAACTAATCCTTTAATGTTAAGAACATCAAATGGTGATATAGCTCCATCTGTAATCTTATCTCCAGCTTTTATTAACATTCCGTCTGTTACAACTAAATGTTCTCCAACTGGTGCTAAGTACTCTTTGAAGTTCTCTGAATCAGAAGTTGATCTGATAATAATTACTCTCATACCTTTCTTCTTTCTTCCAGTAACTTCTACTTTTCCATCTATCTCAGATAGAATAGCTTTACCTTTAGGGTTTCTTGCTTCAAATAGCTCCTGAATTCTTGGAAGACCTCCAGTGATATCTTTTGTTCCTTCACCCTCTTTAATTATTTTAGCAATAATCTGTCCTGTTCTTACAGATTCTCCCTCTCTTACCATTAAGTATGCTCCAAATGGAATTGAATAGCTTTCTTTTGCATTTCCTTCTTCATCAAAAATAACTACTCTTGGGTTTGAATCTCCAGACTCTACAGTTTTTATAGCCATATATTCTGTAACGTTATACTTTTCATCAAAGTTTTCTTTTACATATAGTTCTCTATATTCTATTCTACCATCTTGGTTTGCAATTATTGGAATATGGTATGGATCAAATGTTACTAAGATATCTCCAGGTTTAACTTCTTGCCCTTCCTCTACTTTTAAAATAGATCCCGATGCAATTTCGTAGTCATAATTTCCAATTAATATTTTAGCAGACTGAGAAACAACAATTTTTTCTTGTGTTTCTTGGTTTTCTAGAATTTTTATATCTTTGAATATAACTTTTCCACTATTTTCAGCTTTTATGCTTGTTGCTGCAGCTGTTGCTGTTGCAACTCCTCCCGTATGGAATGTTCTCATTGTAAGCTGTGTTCCAGGTTCTCCGATTGATTGAGCTGCAATAACTCCAACCGCTTCTCCTAGTAAAATTTCTTTATGGTTAGCTAAATCCATTCCATAACATTTTTGACAAACACCTTTTTCAAGGTCACATGTTAACGGAGATCTAATTTTTATTTTCTTTATTTCTAGCTCTGTAATTCTAGCAATCTGCTCTTTTGTGAACATTTCATTTCTTCTAGCAATTACTTCGCCTTCAAAGATTACATCTTCAGCAGGAACTCTTCCAATTAATCTTTCTGATAACTTTTCAATTACTTGTCCATCTGAAACTAGCTCTGCTACTTCAATTCCTTCATGTGTTCCACAATCAACTGAGTTTACTATAACTTCGTGTGAAATATCAACTAGTCTTCTTGTTAAGTATCCAGAATCGGCAGTTCTTAATGCAGTATCGGCTAGTCCTTTTCTAGCTCCATGTGATGACATGAAGAACTCTAATACTGTTAGTCCTTCTCTGAAGTTAGCTTTAATCGGAACCTCAATGATTCTACCTTGAGTATCGGCCATGTTTCCTCTCATCGCTGCTAGCTGTCTCATTTGCGCAATCGATCCTCTGGCTCCAGAGTTCGCCATCATATAAACTGGGTTAAACTGATCTAGTCCATTCATCATGGCATCTGTAACTTTTGCTGTTGTTTCTGACCATAGTGCTACAGTTTTTCTATATCTTTCTTCGTTTATAATTTTTCCTGCTTTATAATCAGCTTCAATTTCTGCAACTTTTTGATCAGCTTCTTCTAAGATTGACTTTTT
The genomic region above belongs to Candidatus Cetobacterium colombiensis and contains:
- the pykF gene encoding pyruvate kinase PykF; the protein is MKKTKIVCTIGPKTESVEVLSSLLNAGMNVMRMNFSHGSHEEHGQRIVNLKEAVKNTGINAAVLLDTKGPEIRTIKLVDGNDVSLVAGQKFTITTDETVIGDATRVAVTYKGLTEDLKAGNIVLIDDGLIEMEVEEVVGNEVRCIVKNNGDLGENKGVNLPNVSVQLPALSAKDIGDLKFGCEQNVDFVAASFIRKADDVRAVREVLDANGGEKIKIISKIENQEGLDNFDEILELSDGIMVARGDLGVEIPVEEVPFAQKMMVEKCNLAGKVVITATQMLDSMIKNPRPTRAEATDVTNAILDGTDAIMLSGETAKGKYPIEAVTVMRKIAEKTDPLVSFQIENEGEVTITEAMARGTVDVAEALGAKLIVSGTASGKSATALRKYFPEAFILAITNNEKTYNQMILTRGVIPCLDSTAKNLEEFYALAESKALALGLVKSGDIIVASCGEEVFKAGTSNSMKVIKVK
- the gmk gene encoding guanylate kinase; protein product: MKKGELFIVSGPSGAGKSTICRIVRKQLGINLATSATTRAPREGELHGRDYYFLTVDEFKDRIEKNEFLEYATVHTNYYGTLKSEVESRLAAGENVILEIDVQGGLQVKAVYPDAHLVFFKTPTMEDLERRLRGRKTDSEETIQLRLKNSIKELEYEKDYDITIINYTVEKSCDELVKIINSKN
- the rpoC gene encoding DNA-directed RNA polymerase subunit beta', whose product is MGIKSFEKIRIKLASPEKIEEWSYGEVTKPETINYRTLNPEMDGLFCERIFGPSKDWECSCGKYKRMRYKGLVCEKCGVEVTKSKVRRERMGHIALAAPVAHIWYSKGTPNKMSLILGISPKELESVLYFARYIVTGSEEPTLKIGKIITEKEYKLYKQMYGKQFEAKMGAEAILKLLEMIDLEELRVELEKELEDVNSAQKRKKLVKRLKITRDFIASGNLPQWMILKNVPVIPADLRPMVQLDGGRFATSDLNDLYRRVINRNNRLKRLLEIKAPEIVVKNEKRMLQEAVDALIDNGRRGKPVVAQNNRELKSLSDMLKGKQGRFRQNLLGKRVDYSARSVIVVGPSLKMHQCGIPKKMALELYKPFIMRELVKRELASNIKTAKKLVEDADDKVWDVIEDVIQDHPVLLNRAPTLHRLSIQAFEPVLIEGKAIRLHPLVCSAFNADFDGDQMAVHLMLSPEAIMEAKLLMLAPNNIISPSNGEPIAVPSQDMVMGCFYMTKDRPGAKGEGKSFSNKEQVLTAYDRDIIDTHAIVNVRINGEMVKTTAGRIMFNEMLPEVNKQYDVTFGKSQLKKLIGKLYEMHGFTKTAELINDIKNFGYHYATFAGVSVGIEDLEIPETKKSILEEADQKVAEIEADYKAGKIINEERYRKTVALWSETTAKVTDAMMNGLDQFNPVYMMANSGARGSIAQMRQLAAMRGNMADTQGRIIEVPIKANFREGLTVLEFFMSSHGARKGLADTALRTADSGYLTRRLVDISHEVIVNSVDCGTHEGIEVAELVSDGQVIEKLSERLIGRVPAEDVIFEGEVIARRNEMFTKEQIARITELEIKKIKIRSPLTCDLEKGVCQKCYGMDLANHKEILLGEAVGVIAAQSIGEPGTQLTMRTFHTGGVATATAAATSIKAENSGKVIFKDIKILENQETQEKIVVSQSAKILIGNYDYEIASGSILKVEEGQEVKPGDILVTFDPYHIPIIANQDGRIEYRELYVKENFDEKYNVTEYMAIKTVESGDSNPRVVIFDEEGNAKESYSIPFGAYLMVREGESVRTGQIIAKIIKEGEGTKDITGGLPRIQELFEARNPKGKAILSEIDGKVEVTGRKKKGMRVIIIRSTSDSENFKEYLAPVGEHLVVTDGMLIKAGDKITDGAISPFDVLNIKGLVAAEQFILESVQQVYRDQGVTVNDKHIEIIVKQMFKKVRIVDSGASLFLEDEVVEKRVVELENNRLRAEGKTEIKYEPVIQGITKAAVNTGSFISAASFQETTKVLSNAAIEGKEDYLEGLKENVIIGKKIPAGTGYKAYKNIVPVEIED
- the rpoZ gene encoding DNA-directed RNA polymerase subunit omega; translated protein: MKKVITYDELLDKIPNKYTLTITAGKRAREIGKGAPVLTKVAKKDTVVKKTFREIIDGKITFGEKVEDLINE
- a CDS encoding YicC/YloC family endoribonuclease, which gives rise to MRSMTGYSKEYFENDMYAISLEIKSVNNKNLNLKIKSPHMLNFLENKIRTEVASRVTRGSIDLKIEFQDKREVDNLFEYDKNMTASYLKVLNSIESEYNEKFSNKLDLLIKNLNVIRRNDLEIDEKDYENFVIKNLHLLLDSFIEMKESEGIRMKNYFLQCINIIEKNVQEIKKLKENIVLNYKEKLLERLSKITDLEFNDESLLREILLFTDKSDISEEVSRLESHLCQLKIELESTNTGVGKKIDFILQEIFRELNTSGVKCNLYDISKLIVECKNEIEKIREQALNIE
- a CDS encoding FAD:protein FMN transferase, producing the protein MSKSRNIFLLFLLFLLLLGCEKKIKRVDSEQFAFGTFFKISVFGFDEKTSKNQIEDAFKEIERIDSKFNSKVKGSLVDNLNNLKTEKFDDEGLYLLNEVKEAYNLSNHKYDITMEPLMNVWGFSEEIEPRTTLPSKEELNEAMSNVDFSKIRIEGNKVFIDKEEIKIDTGSFLKGYAVKKAGEKLRAAGVKNGFISAISSIEAIGTKGDGKSWKIGIQNPNNPSEILGIVELNNQSMGVSGDYQTYVEINGKKYHHIIDKETGYPVNDKKMVVVVNNDSLEADLYSTTFFLMPIEKVLKQANETEGLDVLIVDKNDKIYTSKNLKFKKNN